Proteins encoded in a region of the Solanum dulcamara chromosome 9, daSolDulc1.2, whole genome shotgun sequence genome:
- the LOC129904039 gene encoding uncharacterized protein LOC129904039 isoform X2, with protein sequence MAAGLAIGFTAVRPPLKQALGVNILNYQKSKWVFSPLAFSSSSSSTSRKLILYSKPGCCLCDGLKEKLNAAFSFSSLQSLHDIQLQVRDITSNPDWEKAYQYEIPVLARVRPDGTEEVLPRLSPRLGVEAIHKKIATALNE encoded by the exons ATGGCAGCTGGACTTGCAATCGGATTTACTGCTGTGAGACCACCATTAAAGCAAGCACTAGGAGTAAATATCCTCAATTACCAAAAAAGCAAATGGGTCTTTAGCCCTTTGGCTTTttcatcatcatcttcttcaaCATCAAGAAAGCTAATACTCTATTCGAAGCCTGGTTGCTGTTTGTGTGATGGCCTCAAAGAAAAACTCAATGCTGCTTTCTCTTTTTCCAGTCTCCAGTCTTTACACGACATTCAATTACAG gttagAGATATAACTAGCAATCCTGATTGGGAGAAGGCTTACCAATATGAAATACCTGTGTTGGCTAGAGTGCGTCCTGATGGCACTGAG GAGGTACTTCCTAGATTATCTCCTCGTCTTGGTGTTGAGGCCATCCACAAGAAGATTGCAACCGCATTGAATGAATGA
- the LOC129904039 gene encoding uncharacterized protein LOC129904039 isoform X1, protein MAAGLAIGFTAVRPPLKQALGVNILNYQKSKWVFSPLAFSSSSSSTSRKLILYSKPGCCLCDGLKEKLNAAFSFSSLQSLHDIQLQVRDITSNPDWEKAYQYEIPVLARVRPDGTEKHPLYFHKTVVRSAYILPSPDPTCGISLGGTS, encoded by the exons ATGGCAGCTGGACTTGCAATCGGATTTACTGCTGTGAGACCACCATTAAAGCAAGCACTAGGAGTAAATATCCTCAATTACCAAAAAAGCAAATGGGTCTTTAGCCCTTTGGCTTTttcatcatcatcttcttcaaCATCAAGAAAGCTAATACTCTATTCGAAGCCTGGTTGCTGTTTGTGTGATGGCCTCAAAGAAAAACTCAATGCTGCTTTCTCTTTTTCCAGTCTCCAGTCTTTACACGACATTCAATTACAG gttagAGATATAACTAGCAATCCTGATTGGGAGAAGGCTTACCAATATGAAATACCTGTGTTGGCTAGAGTGCGTCCTGATGGCACTGAG AAACATCCTCTCTATTTTCATAAGAcagtggtaaggtctgcatacatccTACCTTcgccagaccccacttgtggaatttcgctag GAGGTACTTCCTAG